The proteins below are encoded in one region of Microcoleus sp. FACHB-672:
- the nagA gene encoding N-acetylglucosamine-6-phosphate deacetylase has translation MTEATRQLTSTANTGLVNVEIINARLPGYEGLHRLEIDANSIIRSIEPMGVSAGTSSESDVLDAGGDWISLGGVDLQINGALGLAFPDLNSENSHQLPAICEFLWQQGVDGFLPTLVTTSVENFQRSLATLADFIERCSQDHTPAAKILGVHLEGPFLNFEKRGAHPAEYLLPLTVENVKRLFGEFAGIVKVITLAPELDATGEVIAYLRSLGITVSLGHSQATVAQAEQAFDLGASMVTHAFNAMPSLHHRQPGLLGAAIVHPGVYCGLIADGEHVSPTMVDLLLRAGGYEKGIFLVSDALAPVGLSDGVYPWDTRQIEVKGGTCRLSDGTLAGTTLPLLVGVQNVVKWGICEVEKAILLATEAPRKAIGLPGFSVGVPACLLRWHLDEVTGDVCWCRL, from the coding sequence ATGACAGAAGCAACAAGGCAATTAACCTCAACCGCTAACACTGGCTTGGTAAATGTGGAGATTATTAACGCCCGACTGCCGGGATACGAAGGTTTACACCGGCTTGAAATCGATGCTAACAGTATTATTCGCTCAATTGAGCCGATGGGCGTGTCTGCCGGCACCTCCTCAGAATCTGATGTTTTGGATGCCGGTGGCGACTGGATTTCTTTAGGTGGTGTCGATCTTCAAATTAATGGGGCGCTAGGTTTAGCGTTTCCAGATTTGAACTCAGAAAATAGTCACCAACTGCCGGCGATATGTGAGTTTTTGTGGCAGCAGGGTGTTGATGGATTTTTACCGACGTTGGTTACAACTTCGGTAGAAAATTTTCAGCGATCACTGGCGACTTTGGCTGATTTTATAGAACGTTGTTCTCAAGATCATACGCCGGCGGCGAAGATTTTGGGGGTACACTTAGAAGGGCCATTTCTTAATTTTGAAAAGCGCGGTGCTCACCCGGCTGAATATTTATTGCCGCTGACGGTTGAAAATGTAAAACGTTTGTTTGGCGAGTTTGCCGGCATCGTTAAAGTTATCACTTTAGCGCCGGAATTAGATGCCACAGGCGAAGTGATTGCTTATTTACGATCTTTGGGAATTACTGTTAGTTTGGGGCACTCGCAAGCCACCGTAGCCCAAGCTGAGCAAGCTTTTGACTTGGGTGCTTCGATGGTGACTCATGCGTTTAATGCAATGCCGAGTTTACATCACCGGCAGCCAGGATTGTTGGGCGCGGCAATTGTTCATCCCGGTGTTTATTGTGGGTTAATTGCGGATGGGGAACACGTTTCACCAACGATGGTTGATTTATTATTGCGTGCCGGTGGTTATGAAAAAGGGATTTTTTTGGTGAGTGATGCTTTAGCGCCGGTGGGTTTGTCTGATGGGGTTTATCCTTGGGATACTCGGCAAATTGAGGTGAAAGGCGGCACTTGTCGTCTATCAGATGGTACGTTGGCAGGGACAACTTTGCCGTTGTTGGTGGGTGTGCAGAATGTGGTGAAGTGGGGAATTTGTGAGGTTGAAAAAGCAATTTTACTGGCAACTGAAGCACCTCGGAAGGCGATTGGGTTGCCGGGATTTTCTGTTGGGGTGCCGGCTTGTTTGTTACGTTGGCATCTGGATGAGGTGACGGGGGATGTTTGTTGGTGCCGGTTATGA
- the purE gene encoding 5-(carboxyamino)imidazole ribonucleotide mutase, protein MSQPQIGIIMGSDSDLPTMQAAIAVCEEFNIPCEVAIVSAHRTPARMVEYAETAHIRGLKVIIAGAGGAAHLPGMVASLTPLPVIGVPVASRHLQGVDSLYSIVQMPAGIPVATVAIGNAKNAGLLAVQILAAHQPDLLERVQQYRQNLAQSVMDKQKHLDQVGYQEYLTQMS, encoded by the coding sequence ATGAGTCAACCACAAATCGGCATTATCATGGGCAGCGATTCCGATCTGCCCACTATGCAGGCTGCGATCGCTGTCTGTGAAGAATTTAACATCCCGTGCGAAGTTGCCATTGTCTCCGCCCACCGCACACCGGCACGCATGGTAGAATACGCCGAAACCGCTCACATACGCGGCTTAAAAGTGATTATCGCCGGCGCTGGGGGTGCGGCTCATCTACCCGGAATGGTAGCATCGCTAACACCACTGCCGGTGATTGGGGTGCCTGTAGCAAGCCGGCACTTACAGGGTGTTGATTCTCTCTATTCCATCGTGCAAATGCCGGCTGGCATCCCCGTTGCCACCGTCGCCATCGGCAATGCAAAAAATGCCGGTTTACTAGCCGTACAAATTTTAGCTGCCCACCAGCCAGATTTATTAGAGCGCGTGCAGCAATATCGGCAAAACTTAGCCCAATCCGTGATGGACAAGCAAAAACATCTGGATCAGGTGGGCTATCAGGAATATCTCACTCAAATGAGCTGA
- a CDS encoding ammonium transporter, with translation MTYKLTHKKKLKTRNRPQSARWDTQFPATAKLFNQLKIAIGRLSPSWQACIPLAAIIVLIWGYAAVAQDTTTTTTPAPVDLAQATADLKVGLDTMWVMVAAMLVFFMNAGFCMLETGFCRQKNAVNVLAKNLIVFALSTIAYWAIGFGLMFGDGNPFFGTSGFFLAGADNSPATADAYNGVFDALNWTGVPLAAKFFFQLVFAGTAATIVSGAVAERIKFIDFLIFSLLLVGISYAITGHWIWGGGWLSVAAGRPGFWDFAGSTVIHSVGGWAALMGAAILGPRIGKYQDGQPVAMPGHNMSIATLGCLILWLGWFGFNPGSTMSVGWTMAHIAVTTNMAGAAGGIAATIVAWLYLGKPDLSMIINGVLAGLVSVTASCAFINIPSAAIIGAIGGVLVVFAVPFFDKLGIDDPVGAISVHLVNGVWGTLAVGLFALGPGSRIGELELYAEGAGPAAGLLFGGGLTQLIPQIVGILSVGGFTVLLSTIFWLVLKSTLGIRVSVEEEKKGLDIGEHGMEAYSGFLKDNRG, from the coding sequence ATGACGTATAAACTAACGCACAAAAAGAAGTTAAAAACTAGAAACAGGCCGCAGTCAGCCCGCTGGGATACCCAGTTTCCCGCAACTGCCAAGCTGTTTAATCAGTTGAAAATAGCAATTGGACGGCTATCTCCGAGTTGGCAAGCTTGTATCCCTTTAGCAGCAATAATCGTGCTGATTTGGGGTTACGCAGCCGTTGCCCAAGATACGACAACCACAACCACACCCGCGCCGGTAGACTTGGCCCAAGCAACAGCAGACCTGAAGGTAGGACTAGACACCATGTGGGTGATGGTGGCTGCGATGTTGGTGTTCTTTATGAACGCCGGCTTCTGTATGCTAGAAACCGGCTTCTGCCGGCAGAAAAATGCGGTCAACGTACTCGCCAAAAACTTGATCGTATTCGCGCTGTCTACGATAGCGTACTGGGCAATCGGGTTTGGCTTGATGTTTGGTGATGGAAATCCCTTCTTTGGAACCAGCGGATTTTTCTTAGCCGGCGCAGATAACAGCCCCGCCACAGCAGACGCCTATAATGGCGTTTTCGACGCGCTCAATTGGACGGGCGTGCCGCTTGCCGCCAAATTCTTTTTCCAACTCGTCTTTGCCGGCACCGCCGCCACAATTGTGTCTGGGGCTGTCGCTGAGCGGATTAAGTTTATTGACTTTTTAATCTTCAGCCTGCTGCTGGTAGGGATTTCCTATGCCATCACCGGCCACTGGATTTGGGGCGGCGGCTGGCTGTCCGTTGCCGCTGGAAGACCTGGATTCTGGGATTTTGCCGGTTCAACCGTCATTCACTCGGTTGGGGGCTGGGCGGCGCTGATGGGGGCTGCCATCCTCGGCCCTCGTATCGGTAAATATCAAGACGGTCAACCCGTTGCGATGCCGGGGCACAACATGAGTATCGCCACCTTGGGCTGTTTGATTCTCTGGTTGGGCTGGTTTGGTTTTAACCCAGGTTCCACAATGAGTGTGGGCTGGACGATGGCTCACATTGCAGTCACCACCAACATGGCAGGAGCAGCCGGCGGTATTGCGGCGACCATTGTCGCTTGGCTCTATCTGGGTAAACCGGATCTTTCGATGATCATTAACGGCGTCCTCGCCGGCTTAGTTTCTGTTACCGCATCTTGCGCCTTCATTAACATTCCCTCCGCTGCCATCATTGGTGCAATTGGCGGCGTTTTAGTTGTGTTCGCGGTGCCCTTCTTCGACAAGTTGGGTATTGATGACCCCGTCGGTGCAATCTCAGTCCACCTGGTTAATGGGGTCTGGGGAACTCTAGCCGTCGGACTGTTTGCCTTAGGGCCAGGATCTCGGATCGGGGAACTTGAACTCTATGCTGAAGGTGCAGGGCCGGCAGCAGGGTTGTTATTCGGTGGCGGTTTGACCCAACTCATCCCTCAAATCGTCGGGATTCTATCCGTAGGTGGTTTCACCGTTCTCCTATCAACTATTTTCTGGCTGGTACTCAAGTCAACCCTCGGCATTCGGGTGTCTGTAGAGGAAGAGAAGAAAGGTTTGGATATCGGCGAACATGGCATGGAAGCCTACAGCGGATTCCTGAAGGATAATCGCGGGTAG
- a CDS encoding GDSL-type esterase/lipase family protein, whose translation MSIALKKAPAWALLSLLTNGLLILAVFGLLLRNEIRSASLQTNEVKNPTKLEQKQQQPVPPELGPRHLWTYPQWVAQLEREAQAAAQNKPERLTVLAGDSLSLWFPAKLLPAGRAWLNQGISGETSNGLLRRLTLLDRTQPETVFVMIGINDLIRGVSDEAILDNQRLIIQDLRWVHPNVEIIIQSILPHSGAKATWEGRDRLLAIPNSRIRELNRQLALLAQEEGVKFLDLYQLFTDTQGNLRLELSSDGLHLNEQGYLVWRSALQLFTQLELDRQPPAQY comes from the coding sequence GTGTCCATTGCCTTAAAAAAAGCTCCTGCATGGGCATTGCTATCTCTTCTAACGAACGGCCTATTAATCTTGGCTGTCTTTGGGCTGCTGCTCCGAAATGAAATTCGGTCAGCTAGCTTGCAAACGAATGAGGTGAAAAATCCAACAAAGCTTGAGCAAAAACAGCAACAGCCGGTGCCTCCTGAATTGGGTCCTCGCCACCTTTGGACTTACCCGCAGTGGGTGGCGCAACTAGAACGGGAAGCGCAAGCAGCAGCGCAAAATAAACCCGAACGTTTAACGGTTCTAGCCGGTGATTCCCTCAGTCTGTGGTTTCCTGCTAAGCTACTGCCTGCCGGTCGCGCTTGGCTGAATCAGGGTATTTCTGGAGAAACCTCGAATGGTTTGCTAAGGCGTTTGACACTGCTAGATCGCACTCAGCCGGAAACGGTTTTCGTGATGATCGGCATTAATGATTTGATTCGAGGAGTAAGCGATGAAGCAATTTTAGATAATCAGCGATTGATTATTCAGGATCTTCGGTGGGTTCATCCCAATGTAGAAATTATTATCCAGTCGATTTTGCCCCACAGTGGAGCTAAGGCAACTTGGGAGGGACGCGATCGCTTGCTAGCAATTCCGAATAGCCGCATTCGCGAACTTAACCGGCAATTGGCTTTACTCGCCCAAGAAGAAGGCGTGAAATTTCTTGATTTGTACCAGTTATTTACAGATACTCAGGGAAATCTGCGTCTTGAACTCAGTAGCGATGGGTTGCATTTGAATGAGCAAGGCTACTTAGTTTGGCGCTCTGCATTACAGTTGTTTACCCAACTGGAACTAGATCGGCAACCGCCGGCACAGTATTAA
- a CDS encoding CHAT domain-containing protein, protein MRRPFFSLSSLTLILLTNAGIPLLPISLGQPTIAVPVPTTQDRKNEAIRLNQIGLQQLNQGQFREALETFERALAIVKEVGDQAQYGTILNNIGRVYDNLGQYAKALEFYTQALAIKKEIGNQSEYGAALKNIGEVYNNLGQYAKALEFFNQALSIAKEIGEQEGYANTLTGIGLVYSRLGQYAKALESFNQALAIAKEIGDQEGYGTIVGNIGLVHNNLGQYAKALEFFNQALAIAKEIGNQWGYGAALNNIGEVYNNLGQYAKALEFFNQALVIAKEIGEHQGYATTLNNIGTVYRSLGQYAKALEFYNQALSIAKEIGNQATYGTTLNYIGLVYENLGQYAKALEFYNQALAIAKEVGNRAGYGTTLNNIGLVYSSLQQYAKALEFYNQALSIAKEIGNQAGYAATFNNIGLVYSSLQQYAKALEFYNQALSIAKEVGEQAGYGTTLNNIARVYYNLGQYAEAEINFLAALEVRESLRPNLTDAQKISLFETQQATYAFLQQALVAQNKIHSALEVAERGRARAFVELLSQKLSNTRNNLPAIKPTLTQIQQIAKAQNATLVQYSIVREEFKIGDKQEWRDSELYIWVVNPAGVVTFRKVDLKPLWQQKNTNLAKLVTVTRQSIGVRGLGIISVEPSPEAIQKQQANQTQSLQKLYQLLIAPIADLLPSDSNSPVVFIPQQALFLVPFPALQDEKGTYLIDKHTILTAPSIQVLELTRKQRQTVSGKEMLIVGNPTMPSISPQVGEEPIKLSNLQGAEAEAQEIAKLFNTQPLIGSQATETAIKEQISGAKIVHLATHGLIDNFGFDVSGAVALAPSGKEDGLLTSGEILDLKINAELVVLSACDTGRGEITGDGVIGLSRSLISAGTPTVIVSLWAVPDAPTADLMSQFYRNLQQEPNKAQALRQAMLTTKQQHPNPRDWAAFTVIGEAQ, encoded by the coding sequence ATGCGCCGGCCTTTCTTTTCTCTCAGTTCACTCACCCTTATTCTGCTAACGAATGCCGGCATTCCCCTGCTGCCGATCAGTTTAGGACAGCCGACAATTGCTGTGCCGGTGCCAACCACGCAAGACCGAAAAAACGAAGCGATTCGGCTTAACCAGATAGGGCTTCAGCAGTTAAATCAAGGTCAGTTTCGAGAAGCGTTAGAGACATTTGAGCGAGCTTTAGCCATTGTTAAAGAAGTTGGCGATCAAGCGCAATACGGCACGATTCTCAACAATATTGGGAGAGTTTACGACAATCTAGGACAGTATGCTAAAGCTTTGGAATTTTACACCCAAGCTTTAGCCATTAAAAAAGAAATTGGCAATCAATCGGAATACGGGGCGGCTCTCAAGAATATTGGGGAAGTTTACAATAATCTGGGACAGTATGCCAAAGCTTTGGAATTCTTCAACCAAGCTTTAAGCATTGCCAAAGAAATTGGCGAGCAAGAGGGCTACGCGAACACTCTCACTGGTATTGGGTTAGTTTACAGCCGCCTGGGACAGTATGCCAAAGCTTTAGAATCTTTCAACCAAGCTTTAGCCATTGCCAAAGAAATTGGCGATCAAGAGGGATACGGGACGATTGTGGGCAATATTGGGTTAGTTCACAATAATCTGGGACAGTATGCCAAAGCTTTGGAATTCTTCAACCAAGCTTTAGCTATTGCTAAAGAAATTGGCAATCAATGGGGATACGGGGCGGCTCTCAACAATATTGGGGAAGTTTACAATAATCTGGGACAGTATGCCAAAGCTTTGGAATTCTTCAACCAAGCTTTAGTTATTGCCAAAGAAATTGGTGAACACCAAGGATACGCGACAACTCTCAACAATATTGGGACTGTTTACCGAAGCCTAGGACAGTATGCCAAAGCTTTGGAATTCTACAACCAAGCTTTAAGCATTGCTAAAGAAATTGGCAATCAAGCTACATACGGGACTACTCTCAACTATATAGGGTTAGTTTACGAAAATCTGGGACAGTATGCCAAAGCTTTGGAATTCTACAACCAAGCTTTAGCCATTGCTAAAGAAGTTGGTAATCGGGCGGGATACGGGACGACTCTTAACAATATTGGTTTAGTTTACAGCAGCCTACAACAGTATGCCAAAGCTTTGGAATTCTACAACCAAGCTTTAAGCATTGCTAAAGAAATTGGCAATCAAGCGGGATACGCAGCAACTTTTAACAATATTGGTTTAGTTTACAGCAGCCTACAACAGTATGCCAAAGCTTTGGAATTCTACAACCAAGCTTTAAGCATTGCTAAAGAAGTTGGCGAGCAAGCGGGATACGGGACGACTCTCAACAATATTGCGAGAGTTTACTACAATTTGGGACAATATGCCGAAGCTGAAATCAACTTCTTGGCTGCTCTTGAAGTTCGGGAGTCTCTGCGCCCCAATTTAACTGATGCTCAGAAAATTTCCCTTTTTGAAACGCAGCAGGCAACTTACGCATTTTTGCAACAAGCGTTAGTCGCCCAAAATAAAATTCATTCGGCTTTAGAAGTTGCGGAACGAGGACGCGCTAGAGCTTTTGTTGAATTATTATCTCAAAAACTCTCTAATACTCGCAACAATTTACCAGCTATCAAACCCACTCTCACCCAAATTCAGCAAATTGCCAAAGCGCAAAATGCCACCTTGGTGCAATATTCAATTGTTCGCGAAGAGTTCAAAATTGGGGACAAACAAGAATGGCGAGACTCAGAACTTTATATTTGGGTTGTTAACCCGGCAGGTGTTGTCACCTTCCGCAAAGTCGATCTCAAACCCCTGTGGCAGCAAAAAAATACTAACTTAGCTAAACTTGTTACTGTTACCCGCCAATCTATTGGTGTAAGAGGATTGGGAATTATTAGTGTTGAACCCAGCCCGGAAGCGATTCAAAAACAGCAAGCCAATCAAACTCAATCCTTGCAAAAACTCTATCAACTGCTGATTGCACCGATTGCGGATCTCTTGCCCTCTGACTCAAATTCCCCAGTGGTTTTTATTCCCCAACAAGCCTTATTTCTTGTTCCTTTCCCGGCTTTACAAGATGAAAAAGGCACTTATTTAATTGATAAGCATACGATTTTAACCGCTCCATCTATTCAAGTTTTGGAACTTACCCGAAAGCAGCGGCAAACTGTATCAGGTAAAGAAATGCTTATTGTGGGAAATCCGACGATGCCAAGCATTTCCCCGCAAGTTGGAGAGGAGCCGATTAAATTGTCAAACTTACAGGGTGCGGAAGCAGAAGCTCAGGAAATCGCTAAACTTTTTAATACACAACCACTCATCGGAAGTCAGGCGACAGAAACGGCGATAAAAGAGCAAATTTCTGGGGCTAAAATCGTTCATTTAGCAACACATGGATTAATTGACAATTTCGGCTTTGATGTTTCCGGTGCAGTTGCCCTTGCTCCTAGTGGAAAGGAGGATGGATTGCTGACTTCTGGGGAAATTCTGGATTTAAAGATTAATGCGGAATTAGTGGTTTTAAGTGCCTGCGACACCGGCAGGGGAGAAATCACCGGCGATGGGGTAATCGGCTTATCTCGCTCATTAATTAGCGCCGGCACCCCAACGGTGATTGTGTCTTTGTGGGCAGTTCCAGATGCACCCACAGCAGATTTAATGAGTCAATTTTATCGAAATTTACAGCAAGAGCCGAATAAAGCCCAGGCATTGCGGCAAGCAATGTTAACAACCAAGCAGCAACATCCCAACCCCAGAGATTGGGCAGCATTCACTGTGATTGGGGAAGCTCAGTAA
- a CDS encoding DUF924 family protein, with protein sequence MNLHPQVNEILNFWFGYPEDAEYGNTRNVWYTKNPAFDEEIRSRFFTEYELAAAGKYDSWQEVPQSCLALIIVLDQFPRNMFRGQPQAFATDYKALAAAQYAVDHKFDQQLLPVQRQFIYLPFEHSENLEHQRRCVELFQQLKDSPDSALSLDYAIRHLKIIEQFGRFPHRNEILGRESTAEEVEFLKQAGSSF encoded by the coding sequence ATGAATCTACATCCACAAGTGAATGAAATCTTGAACTTCTGGTTCGGCTATCCTGAAGATGCAGAATATGGCAACACTCGGAACGTCTGGTATACCAAAAATCCAGCATTTGATGAAGAAATTCGTTCGCGTTTTTTCACGGAATACGAATTAGCAGCAGCCGGCAAATATGATTCTTGGCAAGAAGTGCCCCAAAGCTGTCTGGCGTTAATTATTGTGCTTGATCAATTTCCCCGCAATATGTTTCGCGGTCAACCACAAGCCTTTGCGACGGATTACAAAGCGTTAGCAGCCGCTCAGTATGCCGTTGACCACAAGTTTGATCAACAATTGCTGCCGGTGCAGCGACAGTTCATTTATTTGCCATTTGAACACAGCGAAAACTTAGAACATCAACGCCGGTGTGTTGAACTTTTTCAACAGTTAAAAGATTCTCCCGACAGTGCATTAAGTCTTGATTATGCAATTCGGCATCTAAAAATCATTGAGCAATTTGGGCGCTTTCCCCACCGCAACGAAATTCTGGGACGGGAATCTACAGCAGAAGAAGTGGAATTTCTCAAACAAGCCGGTTCATCTTTCTAG
- a CDS encoding ThiF family adenylyltransferase has protein sequence MSIFFHEQLHRTPAVMAKIRDLPVTVCGAGALGANITENLARAGFAQLKVIDRDRIEERNLSTQPYYRSDVGAFKAKILANTLYRALGVKVEAQCKELTDHNTTQLLGEPAIVIDTFDNSTSRNAVKNYCAGASVPCLHVGLASDYAEIIWNEKYRVPSPANDDICDYPLARNLVMLTVAVACEVIITFAGTGTQQNYTLTLGDFAIKSYIP, from the coding sequence GTGTCTATTTTTTTTCACGAACAACTTCACAGAACACCGGCAGTCATGGCAAAAATCCGTGACTTGCCTGTAACCGTATGCGGTGCCGGCGCATTAGGTGCCAATATTACTGAAAATTTAGCTCGTGCCGGCTTCGCTCAACTCAAAGTCATTGATCGTGATCGCATTGAGGAACGCAACCTTTCCACTCAACCTTACTATCGCTCAGATGTAGGAGCTTTTAAAGCCAAAATTCTGGCAAATACGCTTTACCGTGCTTTGGGCGTAAAAGTAGAGGCACAATGCAAGGAATTAACCGATCACAACACTACTCAACTATTAGGAGAACCCGCTATTGTTATCGATACGTTTGACAATAGCACAAGCAGAAATGCCGTAAAAAATTACTGTGCCGGCGCATCTGTTCCCTGCCTGCACGTTGGGTTAGCGTCAGATTATGCCGAAATCATTTGGAATGAAAAATACCGCGTTCCTTCCCCTGCCAATGATGACATCTGCGACTACCCACTCGCCAGAAATTTAGTTATGCTAACCGTAGCAGTCGCTTGTGAAGTGATTATTACCTTCGCCGGCACCGGCACCCAACAAAATTACACCCTCACCCTCGGAGATTTCGCCATCAAATCTTACATTCCCTAA
- a CDS encoding ATP-binding protein has protein sequence MASGNFGHEDASGYNNPQSRGLLGAGWRPLNRDIDWGFLWHIVSTDTWELSRKALDIASDIADALGRNEFTWWANILNVFSEHTRYELDEFWNYITPEPPAPDYRFKDVLNIETPVAQLVSRTSIPIDYVLNKLQEITILKILELLGKPDIITQYYLERYFYYPVERFVNWERLETIGTVFAYWSKYGVWLQIDRFDRGRKQYTLIAQNLAPLINKATYNLAVILSGYKSRVGQVHSQFPIRTFPADIQSFTDTVQQAILDQNQLAVLVYGDPGTGKTAWTQAVAKEILVPLGYVIFILDHDAVENFVPPSYLERICIIINEADNLAQNRASLAAQGNTKTEHILSLLDGTLYQSVVEESGIQSQQKLVILMTCNTTERLDPAVLRKGRVDLMYEFHHRFVE, from the coding sequence ATGGCATCAGGAAACTTTGGACATGAGGACGCCTCCGGATATAACAACCCTCAAAGCCGAGGCTTATTAGGGGCCGGCTGGCGACCGCTAAATCGAGATATTGATTGGGGATTTTTGTGGCATATTGTGTCTACAGACACATGGGAACTGAGCCGAAAAGCCTTGGATATCGCCAGTGATATTGCAGATGCTTTGGGGCGCAATGAGTTTACTTGGTGGGCAAATATTTTAAACGTTTTTTCTGAGCATACGCGCTACGAACTTGATGAGTTTTGGAATTACATTACTCCAGAACCCCCAGCGCCAGATTATCGGTTTAAAGACGTTTTAAATATTGAAACGCCGGTCGCTCAACTTGTCAGCCGCACAAGTATTCCTATCGATTATGTGCTGAATAAGCTACAGGAAATTACCATTCTCAAAATTTTGGAATTATTGGGAAAACCAGATATTATTACTCAATACTATTTGGAGCGGTATTTTTACTATCCTGTTGAACGCTTTGTTAATTGGGAACGTTTGGAAACCATCGGCACGGTTTTTGCCTATTGGTCTAAATACGGGGTTTGGCTACAAATTGACAGATTCGATAGAGGTCGCAAACAGTACACACTCATCGCTCAAAATTTAGCCCCGTTAATTAATAAAGCGACTTATAATTTAGCGGTTATTCTCAGTGGTTACAAAAGCCGTGTGGGACAAGTTCACAGCCAATTTCCAATTCGTACTTTCCCGGCAGACATTCAAAGCTTTACCGACACTGTACAACAGGCAATTCTTGACCAAAATCAGCTAGCTGTACTGGTTTATGGAGATCCTGGCACAGGTAAAACTGCCTGGACGCAAGCGGTGGCGAAAGAAATTCTCGTACCTCTAGGATATGTCATTTTTATTCTAGACCACGATGCTGTGGAAAACTTTGTTCCACCCAGTTACTTAGAGCGGATTTGTATCATTATTAATGAAGCTGATAATCTAGCTCAAAATCGAGCCAGCTTAGCCGCTCAAGGTAATACTAAAACTGAACATATTCTCAGTTTGCTGGATGGAACTTTGTATCAAAGCGTGGTTGAAGAATCGGGAATTCAATCACAGCAAAAGCTGGTAATCTTGATGACTTGTAATACAACTGAAAGGCTCGATCCTGCCGTTTTACGCAAAGGAAGAGTTGATTTAATGTATGAATTTCATCACCGATTTGTAGAATAG
- a CDS encoding RNA 2'-phosphotransferase, translating to MINESRAIKISKFLSYHLRHRPDKIGLELAPGGWVSVDELLAASKKHSFDIERDELDEVVASNDKKRFSFNSTGSLIRANQGHSLEVDLQLEEAVPPKVLYHGTGQGAVESIMQMGLSKMSRHHVHLSVNMATAIKVGKRHGRPVVFAVNAAAMHQAGHKFYCSTNGVWLVDHVPSKYLQIT from the coding sequence ATGATAAACGAATCTCGCGCCATTAAAATTAGCAAATTCTTGAGTTATCATCTACGACATCGGCCTGATAAAATTGGACTTGAACTTGCGCCTGGTGGCTGGGTGTCAGTGGATGAACTCTTAGCTGCATCTAAAAAACATTCGTTTGATATTGAGCGTGATGAACTTGATGAAGTCGTTGCTTCTAATGATAAAAAACGATTCTCATTCAACTCCACCGGCAGCCTAATTCGCGCCAACCAAGGGCACAGCCTCGAAGTTGATTTACAGTTAGAGGAAGCTGTTCCGCCAAAGGTGTTATATCACGGAACAGGACAGGGTGCAGTTGAGTCAATTATGCAAATGGGTTTGAGCAAAATGTCGCGGCACCACGTTCATTTATCGGTCAATATGGCAACTGCCATAAAAGTTGGTAAACGTCACGGACGGCCCGTTGTATTTGCGGTGAATGCTGCTGCCATGCATCAGGCCGGTCATAAGTTTTACTGTTCTACTAATGGAGTTTGGCTGGTGGATCATGTTCCTTCTAAATATTTGCAAATAACGTGA
- a CDS encoding class I SAM-dependent methyltransferase yields MHLDVVRAHFEAEAFDYDGLIPRLIPHYHEQHGLMLELIPFERDASLKVLDLGAGTGVLSCLILQAFPNSTVVAFDIAENMLAACKKNLSAYQERVKLHQGNFAEDDVGSEYDLVISGLAIHHLDEPEKQKLYQDLFHAVNPGGLLLIRDTVTGATPQLTQQYERLWRHYMKANGEDDEKWFQNYLKEDRPSSVEDQLQWLKSAGFEEVGCHWRYLNFAIFGGRKR; encoded by the coding sequence GTGCATCTAGACGTAGTACGTGCCCACTTTGAGGCAGAAGCATTTGATTATGATGGCCTGATTCCCCGGCTAATTCCGCACTATCACGAGCAACATGGCTTGATGCTAGAGCTGATTCCGTTCGAGCGCGATGCTAGCTTAAAGGTGCTTGATTTAGGAGCCGGGACAGGGGTTTTATCCTGCCTAATTCTTCAGGCATTTCCGAATTCAACGGTCGTGGCATTTGACATTGCTGAAAATATGCTCGCAGCTTGCAAGAAAAATCTTTCAGCGTATCAAGAACGGGTGAAATTGCATCAGGGAAATTTTGCGGAAGATGATGTAGGTTCTGAGTACGATTTAGTAATATCGGGGTTAGCCATACATCACCTCGACGAGCCGGAAAAACAAAAGCTGTACCAGGATCTTTTTCATGCTGTAAATCCTGGCGGTTTACTGCTGATTCGAGATACCGTTACAGGTGCGACTCCCCAGCTAACGCAGCAGTATGAGCGATTGTGGCGTCACTATATGAAAGCGAATGGGGAAGATGATGAAAAGTGGTTTCAGAATTACCTTAAAGAAGATAGGCCATCTTCAGTTGAAGATCAACTTCAGTGGTTAAAGTCAGCCGGTTTTGAAGAGGTCGGTTGTCATTGGCGTTATCTCAATTTTGCAATTTTTGGAGGAAGAAAGCGGTGA